Genomic DNA from Vagococcus luciliae:
TCATGATGATAATGATTTAATAAAACATTAGCAGCAGCTATTCCTGCATGATTAGAGCCTATAATGACTGTTTTTTTCATCGCTTTCTCCTTTAATATAAAAAGCGGAACATCTCATCTCTTTAAAAGGACAATTTGCACCGCTTTATAGATTATTTCATCATTAATTGATTAGATTTCTGTTGGTAAAATATTTTCTACTTCTGAATGTGGTCTTGGAATAACATGAACAGATAATAATTCTCCAACACGTTGAGCTGCTGCTGCTCCAGCATCTGTTGCTGCTTTAACTGCGCCAACATCACCACGCACCATAACTGTAACAATTCCTCCACCAACTAATTCTTTTCCTACTAAAGATACATTAGCTGCTTTAACCATTGCATCAGCAGCCTCTATTGAACCAATTAGTCCTTTTGTTTCGATCATTCCTAAAGCATCAGATTTCATTATAATTTCCTCCTAAATTTTCTTTATATTAATTTTTTTGAATCACAATAGTTG
This window encodes:
- the eutM gene encoding ethanolamine utilization microcompartment protein EutM, producing the protein MKSDALGMIETKGLIGSIEAADAMVKAANVSLVGKELVGGGIVTVMVRGDVGAVKAATDAGAAAAQRVGELLSVHVIPRPHSEVENILPTEI